One genomic region from Actinocatenispora thailandica encodes:
- the rplC gene encoding 50S ribosomal protein L3, which translates to MDRQVKGILGTKLGMTQVWDEFNRVVPVTVVQAGPCVVTQVRTQDKDGYSAVQLAFGSIDPRKVNKPRAGHFAKAGVTPRRYVVEIRTSDAAEYELGAEVTLSDFEGVRLVDVTGRTKGKGFAGVMKRHGFHGLKASHGVERKHRSPGSIGGCATPGRVFKGVRMAGRMGSDRFTAQNLSIVDVDTENNLLLVKGAIPGPANGLVLIRTAAKQALRKGGVK; encoded by the coding sequence TTCAACCGGGTCGTGCCCGTGACCGTGGTGCAGGCCGGGCCGTGCGTCGTCACCCAGGTCCGTACCCAGGACAAGGACGGCTACTCGGCCGTGCAGCTGGCGTTCGGTTCGATCGACCCGCGCAAGGTGAACAAGCCGCGGGCCGGCCACTTCGCCAAGGCGGGCGTCACACCCCGGCGGTACGTCGTGGAGATCCGCACCAGTGATGCCGCCGAGTACGAGCTGGGCGCCGAGGTCACGCTGAGCGACTTCGAGGGCGTCCGCCTGGTCGACGTGACCGGCCGGACCAAGGGCAAGGGCTTCGCCGGTGTGATGAAGCGGCACGGCTTCCACGGCCTGAAGGCCTCGCACGGCGTCGAGCGCAAGCACCGCTCGCCGGGCTCGATCGGCGGCTGCGCCACTCCGGGCCGCGTCTTCAAGGGCGTGCGGATGGCTGGCCGGATGGGCTCCGACCGGTTCACCGCGCAGAACCTCTCGATCGTCGACGTCGACACGGAGAACAACCTCCTGCTGGTCAAGGGCGCGATCCCCGGCCCGGCGAACGGGCTGGTGCTGATCCGCACCGCGGCCAAGCAGGCGCTGCGCAAGGGCGGTGTCAAGTGA
- the rplW gene encoding 50S ribosomal protein L23 has translation MSGVSFNDPRDVIDRPVVSEKSYGLLDQNKYTFLVHPDSNKTQIKIAIQQIFNVKVLSVNTINRQGKRKRTRTGFGKRKDTKRAIVTLAPGDRIEAFGGPVS, from the coding sequence ATGAGTGGCGTGAGCTTCAACGACCCGCGCGACGTCATCGACCGGCCGGTCGTCTCGGAGAAGAGTTACGGCCTGCTGGACCAGAACAAGTACACGTTCCTGGTCCACCCGGACTCGAACAAGACGCAGATCAAGATCGCGATCCAGCAGATCTTCAACGTGAAGGTGCTGTCGGTCAACACGATCAACCGGCAGGGCAAGCGCAAGCGCACCCGGACCGGTTTCGGGAAGCGCAAGGACACCAAGCGGGCGATCGTGACCCTCGCTCCGGGCGACCGGATCGAGGCGTTCGGCGGCCCGGTTTCCTGA
- the rplD gene encoding 50S ribosomal protein L4 gives MTEVKVLDREGKDAGSADLPGDIFDVQVNIPLMHQVVVAQLAAARQGTHKAKTRGEVAGGGKKPYRQKGTGRARQGSTRAPQFAGGGTVHGPVPRDYTQRTPKKMKRAALRGALSDRARAEQVFVVSSLVEGDAPSTKSALTALRQVTKAARVLVVVAREDELTWKSLRNAPEVHLLAADQLNTYDVLVNDDVVFVGDALDEFLGVQGHGSASASEEEQA, from the coding sequence GTGACTGAGGTGAAGGTACTGGACCGCGAGGGCAAGGACGCCGGTTCGGCCGACCTGCCCGGCGACATCTTCGACGTCCAGGTGAACATCCCGCTGATGCACCAGGTCGTGGTGGCACAGCTGGCCGCGGCCCGGCAGGGTACGCACAAGGCCAAGACCCGCGGCGAGGTCGCCGGCGGCGGCAAGAAGCCGTACCGGCAGAAGGGCACCGGCCGGGCTCGTCAGGGCTCGACCCGCGCGCCGCAGTTCGCCGGTGGTGGCACCGTGCACGGCCCCGTACCGCGGGACTACACGCAGCGCACCCCGAAGAAGATGAAGCGCGCGGCGTTGCGCGGCGCGCTGTCCGACCGGGCGCGTGCCGAGCAGGTGTTCGTGGTCTCCTCGCTGGTCGAGGGCGACGCACCGAGCACCAAGAGCGCGCTGACCGCGCTGCGCCAGGTGACCAAGGCCGCCCGGGTGCTGGTCGTGGTCGCCCGCGAGGACGAGCTCACCTGGAAGAGCCTGCGCAACGCCCCCGAGGTGCACCTGCTCGCCGCGGACCAGCTCAACACGTACGACGTGCTGGTCAACGACGACGTGGTGTTCGTCGGCGACGCGCTGGACGAGTTCCTCGGCGTGCAGGGGCACGGTTCGGCCTCGGCGAGTGAGGAGGAGCAGGCATGA
- the rplB gene encoding 50S ribosomal protein L2, with protein sequence MGIRKYKPTTPGRRGSSVADFAEITRSTPEKSLLRPLHNKGGRNAQGKITQRRQGGGHKRQYRLIDFRRNDKDGIPAKVAHIEYDPNRTARIALLHFADGTKRYILAPRGLGQGARVESGPAADIQPGNNKPLRNIPVGTTVHAVELRPGGGAKLGRSAGASIQLQAKEGMYATLRLPSGETRMVDVRCRATIGEVGNAEQSNINWGKAGRMRWKGRRPKVRGVAMNPVDHPHGGGEGKTSGGRNPVNPNGKPEGRTRRQGKESDRLIVRRRYANRKR encoded by the coding sequence ATGGGCATCCGCAAGTACAAGCCGACCACGCCGGGTCGTCGCGGCTCGTCCGTGGCCGACTTCGCGGAAATCACGCGAAGCACGCCGGAGAAGTCGCTGCTGCGTCCGCTGCACAACAAGGGCGGTCGCAACGCGCAGGGCAAGATCACCCAGCGTCGGCAGGGTGGTGGGCACAAGCGGCAGTACCGCCTGATCGACTTCCGTCGCAACGACAAGGACGGCATCCCGGCCAAGGTCGCGCACATCGAGTACGACCCGAACCGCACCGCCCGCATCGCGCTGCTGCACTTCGCCGACGGCACCAAGCGCTACATCCTGGCTCCTCGCGGGCTCGGCCAGGGCGCGCGGGTCGAGTCCGGCCCGGCCGCCGACATCCAGCCCGGCAACAACAAGCCGCTGCGCAACATCCCGGTCGGTACCACGGTGCACGCCGTGGAACTGCGGCCCGGCGGTGGCGCGAAGCTGGGCCGGTCCGCCGGCGCCAGCATCCAGCTGCAGGCCAAGGAGGGCATGTACGCCACGCTGCGGCTGCCTTCCGGTGAGACCCGGATGGTCGACGTGCGGTGCCGCGCCACGATCGGCGAGGTCGGCAACGCCGAGCAGTCGAACATCAACTGGGGCAAGGCCGGCCGGATGCGCTGGAAGGGCCGGCGGCCGAAGGTTCGTGGTGTCGCGATGAACCCGGTTGACCACCCGCACGGCGGTGGTGAGGGCAAGACCTCCGGTGGTCGTAACCCGGTCAACCCGAACGGTAAGCCCGAGGGCCGGACCCGGCGTCAGGGCAAGGAGTCCGACCGGCTCATCGTCCGTCGTCGTTACGCCAACCGGAAGCGCTAG